The following are from one region of the Thiohalorhabdus sp. Cl-TMA genome:
- a CDS encoding c-type cytochrome produces the protein MAQSKGDPEAGAQKAYQCMGCHGVPEYTNAYPTYNVPKVGGQQYQYLVSALKAYRSGKRAHPTMQSQAKSLSDEDIRDIAAFFAQEGS, from the coding sequence ATGGCTCAGTCGAAGGGTGACCCCGAAGCGGGAGCGCAAAAGGCCTATCAGTGCATGGGCTGTCACGGCGTACCGGAATATACGAACGCCTACCCGACCTACAACGTGCCCAAGGTCGGTGGCCAGCAGTACCAGTACCTGGTTTCGGCCCTGAAGGCCTATCGCTCCGGGAAGCGGGCCCACCCGACCATGCAGTCCCAGGCGAAGTCCCTCTCCGACGAGGACATCCGCGATATCGCCGCGTTCTTCGCGCAAGAGGGCTCGTAG
- a CDS encoding c-type cytochrome — MKRIWITLVSLTLAAGWTGAAQAEEGHASGPKDSGKTAKEIVTKGIPSKGIAPCQSCHGETGKSPVPMYPNLAGQYESYLSHALHAYRSKKRVNPTMNQQAKSLSDREIDALAGYFSAQQDSLGTPTLED, encoded by the coding sequence ATGAAGCGCATTTGGATCACACTGGTGAGCTTGACCCTGGCCGCGGGCTGGACCGGAGCCGCCCAGGCCGAGGAGGGGCACGCCTCCGGGCCTAAGGATTCCGGCAAGACGGCCAAGGAGATCGTGACGAAGGGCATCCCCAGCAAGGGCATCGCGCCGTGCCAGTCCTGCCACGGGGAGACCGGCAAGAGTCCGGTGCCCATGTACCCCAATCTGGCCGGGCAGTACGAGAGCTACCTGAGTCATGCCCTGCATGCCTACCGGTCGAAGAAGCGGGTGAACCCCACCATGAATCAGCAGGCCAAGAGTCTCTCGGACCGGGAGATCGATGCCCTGGCCGGCTATTTCTCCGCCCAGCAGGATTCGCTCGGTACGCCTACCCTGGAAGATTAG
- a CDS encoding GGDEF domain-containing protein, translating into MPSIPFPDPTDAQQDQGALLEDTLRNRHVAILLQPIVSICEQEVYGYEALARGPEDTILHAPMALFEAARQNGRMLELELLCRELAIAQFGRLGLPGKLFLNVNPEALLEPGFRGGRTREFLERAGTDPGQVVIELTEHYPIQDFDLMREAVTHYRDMGFAIAIDDLGSGYAGLRQWSELRPDYVKIDRHFIQDLPSYPGKRQFVHSIGELAKSLECRVIAEGVETLEELEVVRHLGVSFGQGYHFARPHTAPPRAIPRGSFGSECQCSPFWHLTDSVGTLLQERPPLDPRSALDQVVDLFHHAPDLVTLPVVDGHEPLGIVRRYELMNLYTSRFGRELHGRKPISAFMRSEPLIVSRDTPVEMLSRRITEGDQVTTVDDDFIITDEEGRYLGMGTVVELLKKITELQIRNARYANPLTQLPGNVPIDEHIDRLLAGGEQFVVAYCDLDNFKPFNDTYGYARGDEVLRWLGRLLVEHTVEGRDFVGHVGGDDFILILRSGDWQAQCRTLLSRFEENAPAFYDEEARERGGIAAKDRRGQDVFYGFISLSIGAVPAGPERFHSHYEVASLTTEVKAQAKKKPGCSLFVDRRGTPGGPA; encoded by the coding sequence ATGCCCTCTATACCCTTCCCGGACCCCACCGACGCGCAGCAGGATCAGGGCGCCCTTCTGGAGGATACGCTCCGTAACCGGCATGTCGCCATCCTATTGCAGCCCATCGTTTCCATCTGCGAGCAGGAGGTGTACGGATACGAGGCACTGGCACGCGGCCCCGAGGACACCATCCTGCACGCGCCCATGGCGCTGTTCGAGGCGGCGCGCCAGAACGGCCGCATGCTGGAGCTGGAGCTGCTCTGCCGGGAGCTGGCCATCGCCCAGTTCGGACGCCTGGGCCTTCCCGGTAAGCTGTTCCTCAATGTGAATCCGGAGGCCCTGCTGGAGCCGGGGTTCCGTGGCGGCCGCACCCGGGAGTTCCTGGAGCGGGCCGGCACCGACCCCGGCCAGGTGGTGATCGAGCTCACCGAGCACTACCCCATCCAGGACTTCGACCTGATGCGCGAGGCCGTAACCCACTACCGGGATATGGGCTTCGCCATCGCCATCGACGACCTGGGCTCCGGCTACGCGGGGCTCCGGCAGTGGTCGGAGCTGCGTCCCGACTACGTCAAGATCGACCGCCACTTCATCCAGGACCTGCCCTCCTACCCCGGAAAGCGGCAGTTCGTCCATTCCATCGGCGAGCTGGCCAAGTCCCTGGAATGCCGGGTCATCGCCGAGGGCGTGGAGACCCTGGAGGAGCTGGAGGTGGTGCGTCACCTGGGCGTCTCCTTCGGCCAGGGATACCACTTCGCCCGGCCCCATACCGCCCCGCCCCGGGCCATTCCCCGCGGCAGCTTCGGCAGCGAGTGCCAGTGCTCGCCGTTCTGGCACCTCACCGACTCCGTGGGCACCCTGCTCCAGGAGCGCCCGCCCCTGGACCCCCGGAGCGCGCTGGACCAGGTGGTGGACCTCTTCCACCACGCCCCGGACCTGGTGACCCTGCCGGTGGTGGACGGTCACGAGCCCCTCGGCATCGTCCGCCGCTACGAGCTCATGAACCTCTATACCAGCCGCTTCGGCCGCGAGCTCCACGGGCGCAAGCCCATCTCCGCCTTCATGCGCTCCGAGCCCCTCATCGTCAGCCGGGACACCCCGGTGGAGATGCTCAGCCGGCGCATCACCGAGGGCGATCAGGTCACCACCGTGGACGACGATTTCATCATCACCGACGAGGAGGGGCGCTATCTGGGCATGGGGACGGTGGTGGAGCTGCTCAAGAAGATCACCGAGCTGCAGATCCGCAACGCCCGGTACGCCAATCCCCTGACCCAGCTACCCGGCAACGTCCCCATCGACGAGCACATCGACCGCCTGCTGGCGGGCGGGGAGCAGTTCGTGGTGGCCTACTGCGACCTGGACAACTTCAAGCCTTTCAACGATACCTACGGGTACGCGCGCGGGGACGAAGTGCTGCGCTGGCTGGGAAGGCTGCTCGTCGAGCATACGGTGGAGGGCCGGGATTTCGTGGGCCACGTGGGCGGGGACGACTTCATCCTCATTCTGCGCAGCGGCGACTGGCAGGCGCAGTGCCGCACCCTGCTGAGCCGCTTCGAGGAAAACGCCCCGGCCTTCTACGACGAAGAGGCCCGGGAGCGCGGCGGCATCGCCGCCAAGGACCGGCGGGGACAGGACGTTTTCTACGGCTTCATCAGCCTGTCCATCGGCGCCGTTCCGGCCGGACCGGAACGCTTCCACTCCCACTACGAGGTGGCCTCCCTGACCACGGAGGTCAAGGCTCAGGCCAAGAAGAAGCCGGGGTGCTCCCTGTTCGTGGATAGACGCGGGACCCCCGGCGGGCCCGCCTAG
- a CDS encoding mechanosensitive ion channel family protein yields MNEGKPWLDVLLQAMSGAWKSVLAFLPELAGAVLLVVAGWLVARLLRAGTVRVARTLDRAMAVVSRRRGKPAPTVSGAEVLGGAVFWAVILVFLTAATQVLALETFGIWLNRLLAYLPTLLTGGLILVAGFFISTLSRDLVVATAPAGPAQSVLMGRAVQWAILLTALVLGADQIGVEITFLVILTGVVAAAVGGGLALAVSLGSVDLVRNLVGARHLQARLRIGDRVRMGGHEGRVLELTATGLVLDCPEGRVHLPARTFHEEAVTLLGSETDHG; encoded by the coding sequence GTGAACGAAGGCAAGCCCTGGCTGGACGTTCTCCTGCAGGCCATGTCCGGCGCCTGGAAGAGCGTCCTGGCCTTTCTTCCCGAGCTGGCGGGCGCCGTGCTCCTGGTGGTTGCCGGATGGCTGGTGGCCCGACTGCTGCGGGCGGGCACGGTGCGCGTGGCCCGGACCCTGGACCGGGCCATGGCGGTGGTGTCGCGGCGGCGGGGCAAGCCCGCTCCGACCGTCTCCGGGGCCGAGGTCCTGGGCGGTGCGGTGTTCTGGGCGGTGATCCTGGTGTTCCTCACCGCCGCTACCCAGGTGCTGGCCCTGGAGACCTTCGGTATCTGGCTCAACCGTCTGCTGGCCTATCTGCCCACCCTGCTCACCGGTGGCCTGATACTGGTGGCCGGATTCTTCATCAGCACCCTGTCACGGGACCTGGTGGTGGCCACCGCGCCCGCCGGACCCGCCCAGTCGGTGCTGATGGGCCGCGCGGTGCAGTGGGCGATCCTGCTTACCGCGCTGGTGCTGGGCGCCGACCAGATCGGGGTGGAGATCACCTTCCTGGTCATCCTTACCGGCGTGGTGGCGGCGGCAGTGGGCGGTGGTCTGGCCCTGGCGGTGAGCCTGGGGTCCGTGGATCTGGTCCGCAACCTGGTGGGCGCCCGCCACCTCCAGGCACGGCTCCGCATCGGCGACCGGGTGCGCATGGGCGGTCACGAGGGCCGGGTGCTCGAGCTTACCGCCACCGGGCTGGTGCTGGACTGCCCGGAGGGGCGGGTCCACCTGCCGGCCCGCACATTCCACGAGGAAGCCGTCACCCTTTTGGGGTCCGAGACGGACCATGGCTGA
- a CDS encoding magnesium transporter MgtE N-terminal domain-containing protein, which produces MAEETALARIFLESHPAEAAGVLEGLPPGEVAELAEELPAAVLAPAVGAMTPVPGARCLREIGEERAAELLQVLPARRAAALIRGLPWHRQRSLVARIRPGRRTTLATLLHQPGDTVGAWVDPEVLTVREDVAVGQALHRVQESDHKGPCGIYVVDGDSRLLGVARLPKLMQAGRETPVGRVAERGVPVLASATGLAALPGHPAWKELAELPVVDSQGRLMGAVTAATLSLAIQDRSETAQGPRGSVLGAVSLSFFQTLGVLVQILVSGSDHGGRGRTNGR; this is translated from the coding sequence ATGGCTGAAGAAACGGCGCTGGCGCGCATCTTCCTGGAGTCCCATCCCGCGGAAGCGGCGGGGGTGCTGGAAGGGCTTCCGCCAGGCGAGGTGGCGGAGCTGGCGGAGGAGCTGCCCGCGGCGGTCCTGGCCCCCGCGGTGGGCGCCATGACTCCGGTCCCGGGGGCGCGCTGCCTGCGGGAGATCGGGGAGGAGCGGGCCGCGGAATTGCTCCAGGTGCTGCCCGCGCGCCGCGCGGCGGCCCTGATCCGTGGCCTGCCCTGGCACCGGCAGCGCTCCCTGGTGGCCCGCATACGGCCCGGACGGCGCACGACTCTGGCGACCCTGCTCCATCAGCCCGGCGACACCGTGGGCGCCTGGGTGGATCCGGAGGTTCTGACGGTGCGGGAGGATGTGGCCGTGGGCCAGGCGCTGCACCGGGTGCAGGAGTCCGACCACAAAGGGCCGTGCGGCATCTATGTAGTGGACGGGGATTCCCGGCTGCTGGGGGTGGCCCGATTGCCGAAGCTCATGCAGGCGGGGCGGGAAACCCCCGTGGGCCGCGTGGCGGAGCGTGGTGTCCCCGTGCTGGCCTCCGCCACCGGCCTGGCGGCGCTCCCCGGCCATCCGGCCTGGAAGGAGCTCGCCGAGCTGCCCGTGGTGGACAGCCAGGGACGCCTGATGGGCGCGGTGACCGCCGCCACCCTGTCCCTGGCCATCCAGGACCGGAGCGAGACCGCGCAGGGCCCGCGGGGCTCCGTGCTGGGCGCGGTTTCCCTTTCCTTCTTCCAGACCCTGGGGGTGCTGGTGCAAATCCTGGTCTCCGGATCGGATCACGGCGGAAGGGGGCGGACCAATGGGCGCTGA
- a CDS encoding magnesium transporter, with the protein MGAENAVAALNQRFLAGYPREAATRVAGLEPGTAAAILAGGDVETAARVWDHLPPDTGAELLERQESSLRTRLLAAMEPARAVRLLAGMEEPAREALLEALSPGVAKELRTLLAYPPETAGQWMDPRVTPLHSGDTVQEALQRIRRRGDSGAAVVYLVDEEERLVGQVPIRDLALADPDRTLGALARPADAAVSEFDPREELVDHLERYQVTSVPVVDYAGRLVGVLHQSSLVAAVQEDLSADLPAMVGASREERALSTVGFSVTRRLPWLFINLLTAFLAASVVGLFESTIARFTALAVLLPVVAGQSGNAGAQALAITMRGLALREITARHGWRVALKEVRVGALNGLAIAGACAGGVLVWSGSSGLALVIALSMVLAMVAAGLAGALIPVLLTRLGQDPAQSSTIILTTVTDVVGFAAFLGIASLLAGLL; encoded by the coding sequence ATGGGCGCTGAGAACGCGGTCGCGGCACTGAACCAGCGGTTTCTGGCGGGCTACCCGCGGGAGGCCGCCACCCGCGTAGCGGGGCTCGAGCCCGGGACCGCCGCCGCCATCCTGGCCGGCGGCGACGTGGAAACAGCGGCCCGGGTCTGGGACCACCTGCCGCCGGACACCGGTGCGGAGCTTCTGGAGCGCCAGGAATCCAGCCTCCGGACGCGGCTCCTGGCGGCCATGGAGCCGGCCCGGGCGGTCCGGCTGCTTGCGGGGATGGAGGAGCCGGCCCGGGAGGCGCTACTGGAGGCGCTGAGCCCGGGAGTGGCCAAAGAGCTACGGACCCTGCTGGCCTACCCGCCGGAAACGGCGGGGCAATGGATGGACCCCCGCGTTACCCCGCTGCACTCCGGCGATACCGTGCAGGAGGCCCTTCAGCGCATCCGCCGCCGCGGGGATTCCGGGGCGGCCGTGGTGTACCTGGTGGACGAGGAGGAACGGCTCGTGGGCCAGGTCCCGATCCGCGACCTCGCCCTGGCCGATCCGGACCGAACCCTGGGGGCTCTGGCCCGTCCCGCCGATGCGGCGGTCTCTGAGTTCGATCCCCGGGAGGAGCTGGTGGACCACCTGGAGCGCTATCAGGTGACCAGCGTGCCGGTGGTGGACTACGCCGGGCGGCTGGTGGGGGTGCTCCACCAGTCCTCCCTGGTGGCGGCGGTCCAGGAGGACCTGAGCGCCGACCTGCCGGCCATGGTGGGCGCCAGCCGCGAGGAGCGGGCGCTGTCCACGGTAGGGTTCTCGGTAACGCGCCGGCTTCCCTGGCTGTTCATCAACCTGCTGACGGCCTTCCTCGCCGCCTCGGTGGTGGGACTGTTCGAGAGCACCATCGCCCGCTTCACGGCCCTGGCCGTGCTGCTGCCGGTGGTGGCGGGCCAGTCCGGCAATGCCGGGGCCCAGGCCCTGGCCATCACCATGCGCGGCCTCGCCCTGCGGGAGATCACGGCCCGTCACGGCTGGCGGGTGGCGCTAAAGGAGGTCCGGGTGGGGGCCCTCAATGGCCTGGCCATCGCCGGCGCTTGCGCCGGCGGGGTGCTGGTCTGGAGCGGCTCTAGCGGGCTCGCCCTGGTGATCGCCCTGTCCATGGTGCTCGCCATGGTGGCGGCGGGGCTCGCGGGCGCCCTGATCCCGGTGCTGCTGACCCGACTGGGGCAGGATCCGGCCCAGTCCTCCACCATCATACTCACCACGGTCACCGACGTGGTGGGCTTCGCCGCCTTCCTGGGCATCGCTTCCCTGCTGGCCGGTCTGCTGTAA
- a CDS encoding choice-of-anchor L domain-containing protein encodes MHRTGTALFLLLAGTGSAHAIAVSPTDDASTLVNNIIGPGITLQGAPTYTDGDDVTQSGTFTDGNSSGIGIDQGVVMTTGSAADVDNTNTSDATSTDTNAAGDPDLDNLVAPEETQDAAVLEFDFTTDSGNLAFNYVFASEEYNEYVNQEFNDVFGFFLDGQNIALLPGTSTPVSINNVNGGNPLGTNASNAQLYNNNDLDDGGPNFDFEYDGFTDVLTAQGTNLGTGTHSIKLAIADTADGLFDSGVFIESGSFTGDPGPGPEPVPAPGTALLLGLGMAGLGWAGRRSTRTD; translated from the coding sequence ATGCACCGCACCGGAACCGCCCTGTTCCTGCTGCTGGCCGGCACCGGCTCCGCCCACGCCATTGCCGTTTCCCCCACCGATGACGCCTCCACACTGGTGAACAACATCATCGGACCGGGCATCACCCTGCAGGGCGCGCCCACCTACACGGACGGCGATGATGTCACCCAGTCCGGCACGTTCACCGACGGCAACAGCTCGGGGATCGGCATCGACCAGGGGGTGGTCATGACCACCGGGTCGGCCGCGGATGTCGATAATACCAACACCTCGGATGCCACCTCCACGGACACCAACGCCGCCGGCGACCCTGATCTGGACAACCTGGTGGCCCCGGAGGAGACCCAGGACGCCGCCGTCTTGGAATTCGACTTCACCACAGACAGCGGCAACTTGGCCTTCAACTACGTCTTCGCCTCCGAGGAGTACAACGAGTACGTCAACCAGGAATTCAACGACGTCTTTGGCTTTTTCCTGGACGGCCAGAACATCGCCCTGCTCCCCGGCACCAGCACCCCGGTGAGCATCAACAACGTCAACGGTGGGAATCCCCTGGGCACCAACGCCTCCAACGCCCAGCTCTACAACAACAACGACCTGGACGACGGCGGACCCAACTTCGATTTCGAGTATGACGGGTTCACCGACGTGCTCACGGCACAGGGGACAAACCTCGGCACCGGCACCCACAGCATCAAGCTGGCCATCGCTGACACCGCCGACGGGCTGTTTGATTCCGGAGTATTCATCGAGTCCGGCTCCTTTACCGGTGATCCGGGGCCCGGGCCCGAGCCCGTTCCCGCACCCGGAACCGCCCTACTGCTGGGCCTCGGCATGGCCGGCCTGGGCTGGGCCGGCCGCCGCAGCACCCGGACCGATTGA